One genomic region from Streptomyces sp. NBC_01431 encodes:
- a CDS encoding ATP-binding protein: protein MVDFVGRRQELATLERQLQNVASGVGGERPGRCVMLRGRRRVGKSRLVERFAERSGAPFLFYAATGASSRDDLARLARDAQASTLPLAGLVAAARPENWDAAFDVLAAALPADRASVLVIDEVPYLMDADGAFEGMLQRAWDRVLETKPVLLVLIGSDLSMMEALNSYERPFHQRGREMVLGPLNPAEVGQMLGLEPAEAFDAALVTGGLPLICADWPRGAGLWDFLGEELSDPVSALLVSAERSLAAEFPPQAQARTVLAAIGSGERTFTNIARAAGGIGATPLQRALELLTDKRIVAAELPVSLRPSKDRRYRVTDPYLRFWLHLLGPSMEEIERGRGDLTLARIRESWTSWRGRAVEPLIREALARLLPDDRLPAAPAVGGYWTRTNDVEIDIVGADRAPIAKELLFLGSIKWLEQSPFDRHDLATLHRHRAALTEGPVPLVAVSRSGVYCPGLDATYGPGDLLTAWPL, encoded by the coding sequence GTGGTGGATTTTGTAGGACGTCGGCAGGAGCTGGCGACGCTGGAGCGACAGCTGCAGAACGTGGCGTCAGGGGTTGGCGGGGAGCGGCCCGGTCGGTGCGTGATGTTGCGTGGGCGGCGACGGGTGGGCAAATCGCGATTGGTCGAGCGTTTTGCGGAGCGCTCCGGAGCGCCGTTCTTGTTCTACGCGGCGACCGGCGCGTCCTCCAGGGATGATCTGGCACGGCTGGCCCGGGATGCCCAAGCATCGACGCTGCCGTTGGCAGGGCTGGTGGCTGCCGCGCGGCCGGAGAACTGGGATGCCGCGTTCGATGTGCTGGCCGCGGCGCTGCCCGCCGACCGCGCGAGCGTCCTGGTTATCGACGAAGTGCCGTACCTGATGGATGCCGATGGCGCCTTTGAAGGGATGCTGCAACGCGCCTGGGACCGGGTGCTGGAGACCAAGCCAGTGCTGCTGGTCCTCATCGGCTCCGATCTGTCGATGATGGAGGCTCTGAACAGCTACGAACGTCCTTTCCATCAGCGCGGCCGGGAGATGGTGCTAGGACCACTGAACCCTGCCGAGGTGGGGCAGATGCTCGGGTTGGAACCGGCGGAAGCCTTCGACGCCGCGCTGGTCACTGGCGGGCTGCCCCTGATCTGCGCGGATTGGCCGCGGGGCGCAGGGCTGTGGGACTTCCTCGGTGAGGAGCTGAGCGACCCGGTCTCGGCCTTGCTGGTGTCCGCCGAGCGTTCGCTGGCTGCGGAATTTCCCCCGCAGGCTCAGGCGCGTACGGTGCTGGCGGCTATCGGCAGTGGAGAGCGGACCTTCACCAACATCGCTCGTGCAGCCGGCGGGATCGGGGCCACGCCGCTGCAGCGAGCGCTGGAGCTGCTCACGGACAAGCGGATCGTCGCTGCGGAGCTACCCGTATCGCTGCGTCCGTCGAAGGATCGCCGCTACCGGGTGACAGATCCCTACCTGCGGTTTTGGCTGCACTTGCTCGGCCCCTCCATGGAGGAGATCGAGCGGGGGCGGGGCGATCTCACTTTGGCGCGGATCCGGGAGAGCTGGACCAGTTGGCGCGGCCGGGCGGTTGAGCCGCTCATCCGCGAGGCGCTCGCCCGGCTACTGCCCGACGACCGGCTCCCCGCAGCCCCCGCAGTGGGTGGCTACTGGACCCGCACCAATGATGTCGAGATCGACATCGTTGGTGCGGACCGTGCCCCCATTGCCAAGGAGCTGCTCTTCCTTGGCTCCATCAAGTGGCTGGAGCAGTCACCCTTCGACCGGCACGACCTGGCAACTCTTCATCGACACCGGGCCGCCCTCACCGAAGGACCCGTTCCGCTCGTGGCGGTCTCGCGCAGCGGCGTCTACTGTCCGGGCCTCGATGCCACCTACGGCCCCGGCGATTTGCTGACCGCTTGGCCGCTGTGA
- the ychF gene encoding redox-regulated ATPase YchF produces the protein MSLTIGIVGLPNVGKSTLFNALTKNDVLAANYPFATIEPNVGVVGVPDARLGKLAEVFGSQRILPATVDFVDIAGIVRGASEGEGLGNKFLANIRESDAICQVIRAFKDENVVHVDGKVSPKDDIETINTELILADLQSVEKAVPRLTKESRLQKDKIAVLAAVEKAQKILEAGETLFSAGITKGTEQGDLLHELHLLTTKPFLYVFNVDEDELVDEDFKNEQRALVAPAEAIFLNAKIESELIELDDDEALELLQSMGQEEPGLATLGRVGFATLGLQTYLTAGPKETRAWTIPQGATAPEAAGVIHTDFQKGFIKAEVISFHDLIEAGSVAEARSRGKARMEGKDYVMQDGDVVEFRFNV, from the coding sequence GTGTCGCTCACGATCGGAATCGTCGGTCTGCCGAATGTCGGCAAGTCGACCCTGTTCAACGCCCTGACCAAGAACGACGTACTGGCGGCCAACTACCCGTTCGCCACCATCGAGCCGAACGTCGGCGTCGTCGGCGTCCCCGACGCCCGCCTCGGCAAGCTCGCCGAGGTCTTCGGCTCGCAGCGGATCCTGCCCGCCACCGTGGACTTCGTGGACATCGCGGGCATCGTGCGCGGCGCCAGCGAGGGCGAGGGCCTGGGCAACAAGTTCCTCGCGAACATCCGCGAGTCGGACGCGATCTGCCAGGTCATCCGTGCCTTCAAGGACGAGAACGTCGTGCACGTCGACGGCAAGGTGTCCCCGAAGGACGACATCGAGACGATCAACACCGAGCTGATCCTGGCCGACCTCCAGTCCGTCGAGAAGGCGGTCCCGCGCCTCACGAAGGAGTCCCGCCTCCAGAAGGACAAGATCGCGGTGCTGGCCGCGGTCGAGAAGGCGCAGAAGATCCTCGAAGCGGGCGAGACGCTGTTCTCGGCGGGCATCACCAAGGGCACCGAGCAGGGCGACCTGCTGCACGAGCTGCACCTGCTGACCACGAAGCCGTTCCTCTACGTCTTCAACGTGGACGAGGACGAGCTGGTCGACGAGGACTTCAAGAACGAGCAGCGCGCGCTGGTGGCCCCGGCCGAGGCGATCTTCCTGAACGCGAAGATCGAGTCCGAGCTCATCGAGCTGGACGACGATGAGGCCCTGGAGCTTCTCCAGTCCATGGGCCAGGAGGAGCCCGGCCTCGCCACCCTCGGCCGCGTCGGCTTCGCCACCCTGGGCCTGCAGACCTACCTGACGGCAGGCCCGAAGGAGACCCGCGCCTGGACCATCCCCCAGGGCGCGACGGCCCCCGAGGCGGCCGGAGTCATCCACACGGACTTCCAGAAGGGCTTCATCAAGGCCGAGGTCATCTCCTTCCACGACCTGATCGAAGCGGGCTCGGTGGCGGAGGCCCGCTCACGGGGGAAGGCGCGCATGGAGGGCAAGGACTATGTGATGCAGGACGGGGATGTTGTGGAGTTCCGCTTCAACGTCTAG
- a CDS encoding DUF6542 domain-containing protein: MAGRTRRVPPVVLALRRLPSPRLTGLGGGLFAAALMLVLAWLDSLLFDGSPVVYGVVFLPVSAVTALWVRPADLVTAPICVPIAFMVGIIPIAGGADGFGGQAMAVITSLALHAGWLYAGTLVAGVVATVRKVRLMGRRRSPGRR; the protein is encoded by the coding sequence GTGGCCGGGCGCACCCGGCGGGTCCCGCCCGTCGTCCTCGCGCTGCGCAGGCTGCCCTCCCCCCGCCTCACCGGCCTCGGCGGCGGGCTCTTCGCCGCGGCCCTCATGCTCGTGCTCGCCTGGCTCGACTCGCTGCTCTTCGACGGTTCACCCGTGGTGTACGGAGTGGTGTTCCTGCCGGTCAGCGCGGTGACCGCGCTCTGGGTGCGGCCCGCCGACCTGGTGACGGCGCCGATCTGCGTACCCATCGCCTTCATGGTCGGCATCATCCCGATCGCGGGCGGCGCCGACGGCTTCGGCGGCCAGGCCATGGCCGTCATCACCTCGCTCGCTCTGCACGCGGGCTGGCTGTACGCCGGCACGCTCGTCGCCGGGGTGGTCGCCACCGTACGGAAAGTACGGCTGATGGGGCGGCGGCGCAGCCCCGGCCGACGGTAG
- the ppgK gene encoding polyphosphate--glucose phosphotransferase, with product MRNVFGVDIGGSGIKGAPVDLDRGDLTRERHKVLTPQPATPDGVAGCVAEVVGHFGWSGPVGITFPGVVTANTIRTAANVATEWVGVDAARLLGDRLGGLPVTVLNDADAAGVAEMRFGAGRGRKGSVVLLTFGTGIGSALFTGGRLVPNTELGHLELHGHDAEKHASTKVKEDEGLSWQHWAHRVQKYLAHVEMLFSPELFIIGGGVSRKAEKFLPLIKGIKAEVVPAELQNNAGIVGAAMVAAGG from the coding sequence ATGAGGAACGTGTTCGGAGTGGACATCGGCGGGTCCGGCATCAAGGGTGCCCCGGTCGATCTGGACCGCGGTGACCTGACGCGGGAACGCCACAAGGTACTGACCCCCCAGCCCGCCACCCCCGACGGCGTGGCGGGCTGCGTCGCGGAGGTCGTCGGCCACTTCGGCTGGTCGGGGCCGGTCGGGATCACCTTCCCCGGGGTCGTCACCGCGAACACCATCCGTACCGCGGCGAACGTCGCCACGGAATGGGTGGGCGTGGACGCGGCCCGCCTGCTCGGCGACCGGCTGGGAGGCCTGCCCGTCACCGTCCTGAACGACGCGGACGCGGCGGGCGTCGCCGAGATGCGCTTCGGCGCGGGCCGGGGCCGCAAGGGCTCCGTCGTCCTGCTCACCTTCGGCACGGGCATCGGCAGCGCGCTGTTCACCGGCGGCCGCCTGGTTCCCAACACCGAACTCGGCCACCTGGAACTGCACGGCCACGACGCCGAGAAGCACGCCTCGACCAAGGTCAAGGAGGACGAGGGTCTGAGCTGGCAGCACTGGGCACACCGGGTCCAGAAGTACCTGGCCCATGTGGAGATGCTGTTCTCGCCCGAGCTGTTCATCATCGGCGGCGGAGTCAGCCGCAAGGCCGAGAAGTTCCTGCCCCTGATCAAGGGCATCAAGGCCGAAGTCGTCCCGGCGGAGCTCCAGAACAACGCGGGAATCGTGGGCGCCGCGATGGTGGCGGCGGGCGGCTGA
- a CDS encoding 4-hydroxy-3-methylbut-2-enyl diphosphate reductase, whose protein sequence is MDGMTATASRRVLLAAPRGYCAGVDRAVIAVEKALEQYGAPVYVRHEIVHNKYVVQTLEKKGAIFVEQTAEVPEGSIVMFSAHGVAPTVHAEAAERGLATIDATCPLVTKVHKEAVRFAKEDYDILLIGHEGHEEVIGTSGEAPDHITLVDGPEDVAGVEVRDPDKVVWLSQTTLSVDETMETVDALKNKFPNLLSPPSDDICYATQNRQVAVKKLAEDAQLVIVVGSKNSSNSIRMVEVALDAGAPAAHLVDFADEIDEAWLEGVTTVGVTSGASVPDVLVDGVLEWLAERGYGDVETVKTADESITFSLPKELRRDLRAEAAELSGKRSGK, encoded by the coding sequence ATGGACGGCATGACTGCTACCGCTTCCCGCCGGGTCCTGCTCGCCGCTCCCCGTGGCTACTGCGCGGGCGTGGACCGTGCCGTGATCGCCGTGGAGAAGGCCCTGGAGCAGTACGGGGCACCCGTCTACGTCCGGCACGAGATCGTCCACAACAAGTACGTCGTGCAGACCCTGGAGAAGAAGGGCGCCATCTTCGTCGAGCAGACGGCGGAGGTGCCCGAGGGCTCCATCGTCATGTTCTCGGCGCACGGCGTGGCCCCGACCGTCCACGCGGAGGCCGCCGAGCGCGGGCTCGCGACCATCGACGCGACCTGCCCGCTGGTCACCAAGGTCCACAAGGAAGCGGTGCGGTTCGCCAAGGAGGACTACGACATCCTCCTGATCGGCCACGAGGGACACGAGGAGGTCATCGGCACCTCCGGCGAGGCCCCGGACCACATCACGCTGGTCGACGGCCCCGAGGACGTGGCGGGCGTCGAGGTGCGCGACCCGGACAAGGTCGTCTGGCTCTCCCAGACCACGCTCTCCGTGGACGAGACGATGGAGACGGTCGACGCCCTCAAGAACAAGTTCCCGAACCTGCTCTCGCCGCCCAGCGACGACATCTGCTACGCCACGCAGAACCGCCAGGTCGCAGTGAAGAAGCTCGCCGAGGACGCCCAGCTGGTCATCGTCGTCGGCTCCAAGAACTCCTCGAACTCGATCCGCATGGTCGAGGTCGCCCTCGACGCCGGCGCCCCCGCCGCCCACCTGGTGGACTTCGCCGACGAGATCGACGAGGCCTGGCTTGAGGGCGTCACCACGGTCGGTGTGACCTCCGGCGCCTCGGTGCCGGACGTCCTCGTCGACGGCGTACTGGAATGGCTGGCCGAGCGCGGATACGGCGATGTCGAGACCGTGAAGACGGCCGACGAGTCGATCACCTTCTCGCTGCCCAAGGAGCTCCGCCGCGATCTGCGCGCCGAGGCCGCCGAACTCTCGGGGAAGCGGTCCGGGAAGTAA
- a CDS encoding APC family permease — MSGVREESGAAADGGEAPAGRLRRTLGFRDLVVYGLLFIAPMAPVGIFGTLDAKSRGAVALVYLVATVAMGFTAFSYAQMVRVLPLAGSVFAYARKALGEGPGFIAGWMAMLDYLLIPAVAYLFSGIAMNSLVPSVTPWVWTTIAVVITTLLNLWGVRAAARVGFAVLAMEIVVLLVFVAAAVVVLVRDGAQRGWLTPLNGDAGFSLGAVLGAVSVAVLSYLGFDAIATFAEEVTGGSQKVARAVLFCLVLAGALFVVQSYLAALLEPMSSARLAADPARQGSAFYDTVESSVGGWLHTLVAVSKAIGAAFAALAGQAAAGRLLFAMARDRRLPRVLSQTDAGVPRVALLLAAVITLVAAVWAARRDDGMDHLVSVVNVGALTAFFLLHASVIAWYAVRRMEGAPNWLCHVVVPVLGAAVILAVLWEATAAAKLVGLGWLAVGLVVLAMQWGHRPGPDPEPVGRGGPGGPVSGAG, encoded by the coding sequence ATGAGCGGCGTACGCGAGGAGAGCGGGGCGGCGGCGGACGGCGGGGAGGCGCCCGCCGGGCGGTTGCGGCGGACTCTCGGGTTCCGGGACCTCGTCGTCTACGGGCTCCTCTTCATCGCCCCCATGGCCCCGGTCGGCATCTTCGGCACGCTCGACGCCAAGTCGCGCGGTGCGGTCGCACTGGTTTATCTGGTGGCGACGGTCGCCATGGGGTTCACCGCGTTCAGCTATGCGCAGATGGTGCGGGTCCTGCCGCTGGCGGGGTCGGTGTTCGCGTACGCGCGCAAGGCGCTCGGCGAGGGGCCCGGCTTCATCGCGGGGTGGATGGCGATGCTCGACTACCTGCTCATCCCGGCGGTCGCCTACCTCTTCTCCGGCATCGCGATGAACTCCCTCGTCCCGTCCGTGACGCCCTGGGTGTGGACGACGATCGCGGTGGTGATCACCACCCTGCTGAACCTGTGGGGCGTACGGGCCGCGGCCCGGGTCGGTTTCGCGGTGCTCGCGATGGAGATCGTGGTGCTGCTCGTCTTCGTCGCCGCGGCGGTGGTCGTGCTCGTACGGGACGGTGCGCAGCGGGGCTGGCTGACGCCGTTGAACGGCGACGCCGGGTTCTCCCTGGGCGCGGTGCTCGGCGCGGTTTCCGTGGCGGTCCTGTCCTATCTGGGCTTCGACGCGATCGCCACGTTCGCCGAGGAGGTGACGGGAGGCTCGCAGAAGGTGGCGCGGGCGGTGCTGTTCTGCCTGGTGCTCGCCGGGGCGCTGTTCGTCGTGCAGTCCTATCTGGCGGCGCTGCTCGAACCGATGTCGTCGGCGCGGCTCGCGGCCGATCCGGCCCGGCAGGGCTCGGCGTTCTACGACACCGTGGAGAGCTCGGTCGGCGGCTGGCTGCACACCCTGGTGGCGGTCAGCAAGGCGATCGGGGCGGCGTTCGCGGCGCTCGCCGGGCAGGCGGCCGCGGGGCGGCTCCTCTTCGCGATGGCCCGCGACCGGCGGCTGCCGCGCGTCCTGTCGCAGACCGACGCCGGGGTGCCGCGCGTGGCGCTGCTGCTCGCCGCGGTGATCACGCTGGTGGCCGCGGTGTGGGCGGCCCGGCGGGACGACGGCATGGACCATCTGGTCTCGGTGGTCAACGTGGGCGCGCTGACCGCGTTCTTCCTGCTGCACGCCTCCGTGATCGCGTGGTACGCGGTGCGCCGCATGGAGGGCGCCCCCAACTGGCTTTGCCACGTGGTGGTTCCGGTGCTCGGCGCGGCCGTCATCCTCGCGGTGCTCTGGGAGGCCACGGCCGCGGCCAAGTTGGTGGGCCTGGGCTGGCTGGCGGTGGGCCTGGTGGTCCTTGCCATGCAGTGGGGCCACCGACCGGGCCCCGACCCGGAGCCGGTGGGGCGGGGCGGGCCGGGCGGGCCTGTCAGTGGCGCGGGCTAG
- the xseA gene encoding exodeoxyribonuclease VII large subunit yields the protein MALNTSADAPLPVGEVSRLIGGWINRLGAVWVEGQITQLSRRPGAGVVFLTLRDPAHDISVGVTCYRQVFDAVADVVSEGARVVVHAKPEWYAPRGQLSLRAVEIRPVGIGELLARLEQLKRSLAAEGLFALDRKKPLPFLPQLVGLVVGRASAAERDVLENARRRWPAVRFEVRNVAVQGVHAVSQVVQAVKELDGMPDVDVIIVARGGGSVEDLLPFSSEPLVRAVAECRTPVVSAIGHEPDAPLLDLVADLRASTPTDAAKKVVPDVGEELDRVRLLRDRARRHVVGLVDREERGLAGMLGRPWMERPQRMVDDRADEVDALVHRSHRVLGHLLDRADSELAHTHARVVALSPKATLERGYAVLQRAGGEVVRSPGEVSAGEDLRARVAEGELHVTVVPRT from the coding sequence ATGGCTCTGAATACGAGTGCGGACGCGCCGCTCCCCGTCGGCGAGGTGTCCCGCCTCATCGGGGGGTGGATCAACCGGCTGGGGGCGGTCTGGGTGGAGGGGCAGATCACTCAGCTCTCGCGGCGGCCCGGCGCGGGCGTGGTGTTCCTGACGCTGCGCGACCCCGCGCACGACATCTCGGTGGGCGTGACCTGCTACCGCCAGGTGTTCGACGCGGTGGCCGACGTCGTGTCGGAGGGCGCGCGCGTCGTCGTCCACGCGAAGCCGGAGTGGTACGCGCCGCGCGGCCAGCTCTCGCTGCGCGCGGTGGAGATAAGGCCGGTCGGCATCGGTGAACTGCTCGCCAGACTGGAGCAGTTGAAGCGGAGCCTGGCGGCGGAGGGGCTCTTCGCCTTGGACCGCAAGAAGCCGCTGCCCTTTCTGCCGCAGCTCGTCGGGCTCGTCGTCGGGCGCGCCTCGGCGGCCGAGCGGGACGTCCTGGAGAACGCCCGGCGGCGCTGGCCTGCGGTGCGCTTCGAGGTGCGCAATGTCGCGGTGCAGGGCGTGCACGCGGTGTCGCAGGTCGTCCAGGCGGTGAAGGAGCTCGACGGGATGCCGGACGTCGACGTGATCATCGTGGCGCGTGGCGGCGGCAGCGTCGAGGATCTGCTTCCGTTCTCCTCCGAGCCGTTGGTGCGGGCGGTCGCCGAGTGCCGTACGCCGGTCGTCTCGGCGATCGGGCACGAGCCGGACGCGCCCCTGCTCGATCTGGTCGCCGACCTGCGGGCGTCCACGCCGACCGACGCGGCGAAGAAGGTCGTGCCGGACGTCGGCGAGGAGCTCGACCGGGTGCGCCTGCTGCGGGACCGGGCCCGGCGCCATGTCGTCGGCCTGGTCGACCGCGAGGAGCGGGGCCTGGCGGGGATGCTCGGCCGGCCCTGGATGGAGCGGCCGCAGCGGATGGTGGACGACCGGGCCGACGAGGTGGACGCGCTGGTCCACCGTTCGCACCGGGTCCTCGGCCACCTCCTCGACCGGGCCGACTCGGAGCTCGCGCACACCCACGCCCGCGTGGTCGCGCTGTCGCCGAAGGCCACCCTTGAGCGGGGGTACGCGGTGCTCCAGCGAGCCGGCGGCGAGGTGGTCCGCTCCCCCGGCGAGGTGTCCGCCGGGGAGGATCTGCGCGCCCGGGTCGCCGAGGGCGAACTGCACGTCACTGTCGTACCGCGGACATAG
- a CDS encoding exodeoxyribonuclease VII small subunit, giving the protein MAKTDEAASGDAALGYEQARDELIDVVRRLEAGGTTLEESLALWERGEELAKVCRRWLEGARARLDAALAEPPEEA; this is encoded by the coding sequence ATGGCCAAGACGGACGAGGCCGCGTCGGGCGATGCGGCACTGGGGTACGAGCAGGCGCGGGACGAGCTGATCGACGTCGTACGGCGCCTTGAGGCGGGCGGCACCACGCTGGAGGAGTCCCTCGCACTGTGGGAGCGGGGCGAGGAGCTCGCGAAGGTGTGCCGCCGCTGGCTCGAAGGCGCCCGCGCCCGCCTCGACGCGGCACTGGCAGAACCACCGGAGGAGGCCTGA
- a CDS encoding malonic semialdehyde reductase produces the protein MSLALDPAAQDLLFREARTANTFTDEPVTDEQVQAIYDLVKYGPTAFNQSPLRVTLVRSPEARERLVKHMAEGNRPKTAAAPLVAILSADNEFHEELPALFPHFPAAKDAFFSERPVREGAALLNSALQAAYFIIGVRAAGLAAGPMTGLDFDGVQKEFLDDDHTPLMVVNIGKPGDDAWFPRSPRLAYDEVVTTV, from the coding sequence ATGTCTCTCGCCCTTGACCCCGCCGCCCAGGACCTCCTCTTCCGCGAGGCCCGCACCGCCAACACGTTCACCGACGAGCCGGTGACCGACGAGCAGGTCCAGGCGATCTACGACCTGGTCAAGTACGGCCCGACCGCCTTCAACCAGTCGCCGCTGCGCGTCACCCTGGTCCGCTCCCCCGAGGCTCGCGAGCGCCTGGTGAAGCACATGGCCGAGGGCAACCGCCCCAAGACGGCCGCCGCCCCGCTGGTCGCGATCCTCTCCGCGGACAACGAGTTCCACGAGGAGCTGCCGGCTCTCTTCCCGCACTTCCCGGCCGCCAAGGACGCCTTCTTCTCCGAGCGCCCGGTCCGCGAGGGTGCCGCCCTGCTCAACTCCGCGCTCCAGGCCGCGTACTTCATCATCGGCGTCCGCGCCGCCGGCCTGGCCGCGGGCCCGATGACCGGTCTGGACTTCGACGGTGTGCAGAAGGAATTCCTGGACGACGACCACACCCCGCTGATGGTCGTCAACATCGGCAAGCCGGGCGACGACGCGTGGTTCCCGCGCAGCCCGCGCCTGGCGTACGACGAGGTCGTCACGACCGTCTGA
- a CDS encoding DUF4245 domain-containing protein, producing the protein MAGTRSSKQTVRNMLQSLAVIGIAAAVIYVFIPHDDSGVPVKTVDYKVELTTVRRAAPYPVAAPVGLPDQDKWRATSVSYDGGKDNAWHLGFLDPQNQYVAIEQSTAPVEKFVAEVSRDAAKTEKSQRIAGATWTYWDGPKYDALVRQDKGSTTVVTGTAPYAQLVAMAGALESKKTPPTG; encoded by the coding sequence GTGGCAGGAACGCGCAGCAGCAAGCAGACAGTCCGGAACATGCTGCAGTCGCTGGCGGTGATCGGCATCGCGGCGGCTGTGATCTATGTGTTCATCCCGCACGACGACTCGGGCGTCCCGGTCAAGACGGTCGACTACAAGGTCGAGCTCACCACCGTGCGGCGGGCCGCGCCGTACCCGGTGGCGGCTCCCGTCGGCCTGCCCGACCAGGACAAGTGGCGGGCGACCTCGGTGTCGTACGACGGCGGCAAGGACAACGCCTGGCACCTGGGCTTCCTCGACCCCCAGAACCAGTACGTGGCGATCGAGCAGTCGACCGCGCCGGTGGAGAAGTTCGTCGCCGAGGTCAGCAGGGACGCGGCGAAGACCGAGAAGTCGCAGCGCATCGCGGGCGCCACCTGGACCTACTGGGACGGGCCGAAGTACGACGCGCTCGTCCGCCAGGACAAGGGCTCCACGACCGTGGTGACCGGCACGGCGCCGTACGCGCAGCTGGTGGCGATGGCGGGGGCGCTGGAGTCCAAGAAGACCCCGCCGACGGGCTGA
- the glpX gene encoding class II fructose-bisphosphatase produces the protein MTEHHLPSELEVSPEAPDRNLALELVRVTEAAAMAAGRWVGRGDKIGADGAAVNAMRTLVSTVSMNGVVVIGEGEKDEAPMLYNGERIGDGTGAEVDIAVDPIDGTTLNAKGMPNAIAVLAAADRGAMFDPSAVFYMDKLVTGPEAADFVDINAPVSVNIRRVAKAKNSSPEDVTVVILDRPRHEGIVKEIRETGARIKFISDGDVAGSIMAVREGTGVDLLMGIGGTPEGIISACAIKCLGGVIQGKLWPKDEAERQRALDAGHDLDRTLSTNDLVSGDNVFFVATGITDGELLRGVRYRAETATTQSLVMRSKSGTIRQIDSTHRLSKLRAYSAIDFDRAK, from the coding sequence ATGACCGAGCATCATCTGCCGTCCGAACTCGAGGTCTCCCCGGAGGCCCCCGACCGCAACCTCGCGCTGGAACTGGTGCGGGTCACCGAGGCCGCCGCCATGGCCGCCGGGCGCTGGGTCGGCCGCGGCGACAAGATCGGCGCGGACGGCGCCGCGGTCAACGCCATGCGGACCCTCGTCTCCACCGTCTCGATGAACGGCGTGGTCGTCATCGGTGAGGGCGAGAAGGACGAAGCCCCCATGCTCTACAACGGGGAGCGCATCGGCGACGGCACCGGTGCCGAGGTCGACATCGCGGTCGACCCGATCGACGGCACCACCCTGAACGCCAAGGGCATGCCGAACGCGATCGCCGTGCTCGCCGCCGCCGACCGCGGCGCCATGTTCGACCCGTCCGCCGTCTTCTACATGGACAAGCTGGTCACCGGCCCGGAGGCCGCCGACTTCGTCGACATCAACGCCCCCGTCTCGGTGAACATCCGCCGGGTCGCCAAGGCCAAGAACTCCTCGCCCGAGGACGTCACCGTGGTCATCCTGGACCGCCCCCGCCACGAGGGCATCGTCAAGGAGATCCGGGAGACCGGTGCGCGCATCAAGTTCATCTCGGACGGCGACGTCGCCGGTTCGATCATGGCGGTGCGCGAGGGCACCGGCGTCGACCTGCTCATGGGCATCGGCGGCACCCCGGAGGGCATCATCTCCGCCTGCGCGATCAAGTGTCTGGGCGGCGTCATCCAGGGCAAGCTGTGGCCCAAGGACGAGGCCGAGCGTCAGCGCGCGCTCGACGCCGGGCACGACCTGGACCGTACGCTCTCCACGAACGACCTGGTCAGCGGCGACAACGTGTTCTTCGTCGCCACCGGCATCACCGACGGCGAGCTGCTGCGCGGGGTCCGCTACCGCGCCGAGACCGCGACCACGCAGTCCCTGGTGATGCGCTCGAAGTCCGGCACCATCCGCCAGATCGACTCGACGCACCGCCTGTCCAAGCTGCGCGCGTACAGCGCCATCGACTTCGACCGGGCCAAGTGA
- a CDS encoding WhiB family transcriptional regulator, with the protein MLHPPHQSLQVAAVPPQRGPVREDQAGPWHAEAVCRRDEAGLFFAPSKEPTAARLSREEAAKRVCARCPVMVECREHALLMPEPYGVWGGLTAAERRVVLARRRRRDVELKKSASAA; encoded by the coding sequence GTGCTGCATCCGCCGCATCAGTCCTTGCAGGTCGCCGCCGTTCCGCCGCAGCGCGGTCCCGTACGGGAGGACCAGGCGGGCCCATGGCATGCGGAGGCGGTCTGCCGCCGGGACGAGGCGGGCCTGTTCTTCGCCCCGTCCAAGGAGCCGACGGCCGCCCGACTGTCGCGCGAGGAGGCCGCCAAGCGCGTCTGCGCCCGCTGTCCGGTGATGGTCGAGTGCCGCGAGCACGCCCTGCTCATGCCCGAGCCGTACGGCGTCTGGGGCGGCCTGACCGCCGCCGAGCGCCGCGTGGTGCTCGCCCGCCGCCGCCGTCGCGACGTCGAACTCAAGAAGTCCGCGTCCGCCGCGTAG